Proteins encoded by one window of Cannabis sativa cultivar Pink pepper isolate KNU-18-1 chromosome 4, ASM2916894v1, whole genome shotgun sequence:
- the LOC115712883 gene encoding protein CUP-SHAPED COTYLEDON 3, with product MGLRDIGATLPPGFRFYPSDEELVCHYLYKKICNEEILKGTLVEIDLHTCEPWQLPDVAKLNASEWYFFSFRDRKYATGYRTNRATTCGYWKATGKDRTVVDPLTKDIVGMRKTLVFYRNRAPNGVKTGWIMHEFRLETPHMPPKEDWVLCRVFHKSKESSSENMNNNINQGINNSQQFNHLSSISSSPPTIISDHHQQLRNLGNNNYDDDHDQIMINNNHHDFSIINNNIIGTSITNVNAATTTTEISSTTNDDYAFIWGINNNFNDDDQIREFDLENSMVFL from the exons atggggTTAAGAGACATTGGAGCAACACTACCACCTGGGTTTAGATTTTATCCAAGTGATGAAGAATTAGTGTGTCATTatctttacaaaaagatttgTAATGAAGAAATTTTAAAGGGAACTTTGGTTGAAATTGATTTGCATACTTGTGAGCCATGGCAACTTCCCg ATGTGGCTAAGCTGAACGCGAGTGAGTGGTACTTCTTTAGTTTTCGGGACCGTAAGTACGCGACAGGATATCGAACGAATAGGGCAACAACATGTGGATACTGGAAAGCCACTGGAAAAGATCGTACCGTTGTGGATCCTCTCACTAAGGATATTGTAGGGATGAGAAAGACTTTGGTCTTTTATCGAAACCGAGCTCCTAATGGTGTCAAAACTGGTTGGATCATGCATGAGTTTCGTCTTGAAACCCCTCACATGCCTCCTAAg GAGGACTGGGTTTTGTGTAGAGTATTCCACAAAAGTAAGGaatcatcatcagagaatatgaataataatattaatcaaggaataaataattcccaacaattcAATCACTtatcttcaatatcatcttCTCCTCCAACAATAATTAGTGATCATCATCAACAATTAAGAAACCTTGGTAATAATAATTATGATGATGATCATGATCAAATCATGATCAACAATAATCATCAtgatttttcaataataaataataatattatcggAACAAGTATTACAAATGTTAACgctgcaacaacaacaactgaAATTAGCTCAACAACAAACGACGATTATGCTTTCATTTGGGGAATCAATAATAATTTCAACGACGACGATCAAATCAGAGAATTCGATTTGGAAAATAGCATGGTTTTCCTCTAa